The following are encoded together in the Synergistaceae bacterium genome:
- a CDS encoding helix-turn-helix transcriptional regulator: protein MSVDFQDFLNEQMKDPEFRRAYEALEFETGLARAITEAREARGLTRRQLAKMAGVKEKEVEDFEYVNKESTINLFHKLASVLGLKPELLPA from the coding sequence ATGTCAGTAGACTTTCAGGATTTCTTGAACGAGCAGATGAAGGATCCCGAGTTCCGTCGTGCATACGAGGCCTTAGAGTTCGAGACAGGGTTAGCACGTGCCATAACCGAAGCCCGTGAAGCCAGAGGCCTGACCCGCAGGCAGCTCGCGAAGATGGCGGGTGTTAAGGAGAAAGAGGTTGAGGACTTCGAGTACGTGAACAAGGAATCCACAATAAACCTTTTCCACAAGCTGGCCTCCGTGCTTGGCTTGAAGCCGGAACTCCTGCCAGCATAA
- a CDS encoding flagellar protein FlaG, translated as MAGGIEVPVPRQTTAEERRTVTKTKTLGRIGEAREDSFRQRLEAQRRSLKQDQDRQESNEQAEKHKEAMFAKVGARRHLQYEVIEDAAIVQVSVINSEDGTIVRKFPPDTVIGFAKKFRAAGRASGRRLDMTM; from the coding sequence ATGGCAGGCGGGATAGAAGTCCCGGTTCCCCGGCAAACCACTGCTGAAGAGCGGCGTACGGTAACCAAGACCAAGACGCTTGGCCGGATTGGCGAGGCTCGTGAAGACAGTTTCCGGCAGAGGCTGGAAGCCCAGAGACGAAGCCTGAAGCAAGATCAGGACAGGCAGGAATCCAACGAGCAGGCCGAGAAGCACAAAGAAGCTATGTTCGCGAAGGTCGGGGCACGCCGGCACCTGCAGTACGAGGTGATAGAGGATGCCGCTATTGTTCAGGTAAGTGTGATTAATTCTGAGGACGGGACGATAGTGCGCAAGTTTCCTCCAGATACGGTAATCGGGTTCGCAAAGAAGTTCCGTGCGGCAGGCCGGGCTTCAGGACGCAGGCTCGATATGACAATGTGA
- a CDS encoding metallophosphoesterase has translation MFRMFNPFVLMPCLICLYDILSMICPLRVPVWAKILLALVLACGLLKIFLLRMTPAGFDVYELPRPVALLLSALFSFMVCALFMLLVKDVIYLVWKAVVRQQFSAHYASLSVLVIAVCATLWGAYQGTRVPDVVHHEVKIAGLGQDFDGLKVAMLVDIHVGSVNRRDFVSAVVEKTNALSPDVILIPGDFVDGQVRNRSGDLEPLKDLRAKYGVLAVTGNHEYYYDLDGWLKTIAGFGVKWLENEHVILESGDSRLAVAGVPDPTGGNRDTPRALEGIPDGTPIILMDHQPRFAHENTKLGVTLQLSGHTHGGQMPGIKQLTARANGGFVRGWYDVAGMKLYNSPGTSQWDGFIIRLFDPSEISLFTLHGE, from the coding sequence TTGTTCAGAATGTTTAACCCTTTTGTACTGATGCCGTGCCTGATCTGTCTCTATGACATACTCAGCATGATATGCCCGCTGAGAGTTCCAGTGTGGGCAAAAATCCTTCTGGCTCTGGTTCTTGCCTGCGGCCTGCTGAAAATCTTTCTGCTAAGAATGACTCCAGCTGGCTTTGACGTGTACGAGCTTCCGAGACCTGTTGCACTGCTGCTCTCCGCACTGTTCAGCTTCATGGTCTGCGCACTGTTTATGCTTCTTGTGAAGGACGTAATCTATCTCGTCTGGAAGGCAGTTGTCCGCCAGCAGTTCAGTGCACATTACGCGTCGCTGTCCGTGCTGGTGATTGCGGTCTGCGCAACGTTGTGGGGAGCGTATCAGGGCACGAGAGTCCCTGACGTTGTGCATCACGAGGTGAAGATAGCGGGGCTCGGCCAAGACTTCGACGGCCTGAAAGTCGCAATGCTGGTAGATATTCACGTCGGGAGCGTGAACCGCAGGGACTTCGTGAGTGCAGTTGTGGAAAAGACGAACGCTCTCAGCCCTGACGTTATTCTGATTCCGGGCGACTTTGTTGACGGACAGGTCAGGAACAGGAGCGGAGACCTTGAACCCTTGAAGGACTTGCGCGCGAAGTACGGCGTTCTCGCGGTAACCGGCAACCACGAATATTATTACGACCTTGACGGCTGGCTGAAGACGATTGCTGGCTTCGGGGTGAAGTGGCTAGAGAACGAACACGTAATCCTTGAGAGCGGGGACTCACGGCTTGCGGTTGCGGGAGTGCCTGACCCGACGGGCGGAAACAGGGACACTCCCCGTGCGCTCGAGGGGATTCCTGACGGCACGCCGATAATCCTTATGGATCACCAGCCGCGTTTTGCGCACGAGAACACGAAGCTGGGCGTAACCCTCCAGCTTTCGGGACACACGCACGGCGGGCAGATGCCGGGAATAAAGCAGCTCACCGCGAGGGCGAACGGAGGCTTTGTGCGTGGATGGTATGACGTTGCGGGAATGAAGCTCTACAACAGCCCGGGAACGTCGCAGTGGGACGGGTTTATCATCCGGCTGTTCGACCCGTCGGAGATCTCGCTGTTCACCTTGCACGGAGAGTAG
- a CDS encoding RnfABCDGE type electron transport complex subunit B → MDVGHVMVAPLALMGIMGGVFGVLLAIASIVFRVHQDERIGLVRAALPGANCGGCGYPGCDGYASGVVEGGAPVNKCAPGGAKVAEAIAAIMGVDAGAGVPVRAFLRCKGTCEASPRTLNYDGINDCRSAVTIPGGSPNACPFGCVGMGTCVSVCQFGALSMGEDGLPKVDVSKCVGCGACVENCPKGLFVLVPVTADVIVACASHWKGPAVKSVCSAGCIGCTLCEKKCPKKAITMDHDLAVINQDLCVKCGICAKVCPAKCIKQGEKFVVVEKSA, encoded by the coding sequence ATGGATGTAGGACATGTAATGGTAGCTCCCCTTGCGTTAATGGGAATTATGGGCGGAGTGTTTGGAGTTCTGCTCGCGATAGCATCGATAGTGTTCCGTGTTCATCAGGACGAGAGGATAGGCCTTGTGCGTGCGGCTCTTCCCGGTGCGAACTGCGGAGGCTGCGGCTATCCCGGTTGCGACGGCTACGCGTCGGGCGTTGTAGAGGGCGGAGCTCCTGTCAACAAGTGCGCTCCCGGCGGTGCGAAGGTTGCTGAGGCAATCGCGGCGATAATGGGCGTTGACGCAGGAGCTGGCGTTCCTGTACGTGCATTCCTGAGGTGCAAGGGCACGTGCGAGGCTTCCCCGAGAACGCTGAACTACGACGGCATAAACGACTGCCGGAGTGCGGTAACGATTCCTGGCGGTTCGCCGAATGCCTGCCCGTTCGGCTGTGTCGGAATGGGTACGTGCGTAAGTGTCTGCCAGTTCGGCGCGCTCTCGATGGGTGAGGACGGACTCCCGAAGGTCGACGTGAGCAAGTGCGTCGGGTGCGGTGCGTGTGTCGAGAACTGCCCGAAGGGACTCTTCGTGCTCGTGCCTGTAACTGCTGATGTCATCGTCGCGTGTGCTTCACACTGGAAGGGCCCTGCGGTCAAGAGCGTGTGCAGTGCTGGATGCATCGGGTGCACGCTGTGCGAGAAGAAGTGCCCGAAGAAGGCCATCACGATGGATCATGACCTCGCTGTCATCAATCAGGATTTGTGCGTGAAGTGCGGTATCTGCGCGAAGGTCTGCCCCGCAAAGTGCATCAAGCAGGGAGAAAAGTTCGTAGTTGTCGAGAAATCGGCGTAA
- a CDS encoding type II toxin-antitoxin system RelE/ParE family toxin, with translation MIEVKLYETEDGTVPVQEFLDGVTKEMKAKLLRTISMLGERGYELRAPYSKPLQDGIFELRAQFGGNISRVLYFFVVNGRAILTHGFIKKTQKTPRQEIERAKRYREDYLRREH, from the coding sequence ATGATTGAAGTCAAATTATACGAGACTGAGGACGGCACAGTCCCGGTGCAGGAATTTCTGGATGGCGTTACTAAGGAGATGAAAGCTAAACTTTTGCGGACAATATCAATGCTCGGCGAGCGCGGTTACGAACTTCGTGCACCCTACTCAAAGCCGCTGCAAGATGGTATATTTGAGCTGAGAGCACAATTCGGCGGGAACATCTCAAGGGTGCTGTATTTCTTTGTGGTGAATGGGCGGGCAATCTTGACGCACGGCTTCATCAAAAAGACGCAGAAGACTCCTAGACAGGAAATAGAGCGCGCGAAGAGATACCGTGAAGATTATCTCAGAAGGGAGCATTAG
- a CDS encoding NFACT family protein: protein MAFGPEYISGLAGALRKILPLRVNRIEGGESWTALKFSGEQWLLLSWSSGAAGICTASQSEMNALKDISPSKASISEALKSRLTHGGEIFSVRQLNNDRVIELGARRRVSAGVSVNYYLVLEITEPVANFLLLDENRKIDEAARHSTPDTNRFRTILPGHPYTPPPVFEGVDLHSVKSLKPEDVQNLRGIGRPLARLAVNHWEEHDALSWQSALGKLLDEDSDVMCRVITKNGYMTRLDFSLPETAELGRDVLRASAHGVLRPLLMRGREKKLHEIDAKIKRAVKAKERHRDGIAKQLKECRDAEVFRQKGEAILSHIYAIPKRADTVTLTDWDGTVLTIALDPELSPSRNAERYFKRYRKASGNPEEISANLEAITSAIDELKEQHALLEAVDDPESFSEAVKDLEEWLSPEPARHHRKKQASSLPPHLNITRDGVTILVGLSARGNRYVTLKAARPDDIWLHAHEMPGAHVIIRGLKRQELEGERRDILEYAAGLAAGHSAGKGAGSVPIDYTERKYVRSVPGTVALVTYTNPGTLRVKPE, encoded by the coding sequence ATGGCATTCGGCCCGGAATATATTTCAGGACTCGCAGGGGCACTACGAAAGATCTTGCCTCTGCGGGTCAATCGTATTGAGGGGGGCGAGTCGTGGACAGCCCTCAAGTTTTCCGGCGAACAGTGGCTGTTATTGTCGTGGAGTTCCGGCGCGGCGGGAATTTGCACGGCCTCACAGAGCGAGATGAACGCCCTCAAGGACATTTCCCCGTCAAAAGCATCAATCAGCGAGGCACTGAAGAGCAGGCTAACTCACGGGGGAGAGATTTTCTCCGTCAGGCAGCTCAACAACGACAGAGTGATAGAGCTCGGTGCAAGGCGGAGGGTTTCTGCGGGCGTGAGCGTGAATTATTATCTTGTGTTAGAGATTACCGAGCCCGTAGCGAATTTCCTTCTGCTTGACGAGAACAGGAAGATAGACGAGGCGGCCAGGCATTCAACGCCGGACACAAACCGTTTCAGGACGATACTTCCCGGACACCCGTACACTCCGCCGCCTGTCTTCGAGGGAGTTGACCTCCACAGCGTCAAGAGCCTGAAGCCTGAAGACGTGCAGAACCTTCGGGGGATAGGCCGTCCGTTAGCGAGGCTGGCCGTGAATCACTGGGAGGAGCACGACGCTTTGTCGTGGCAGTCCGCGCTGGGCAAACTTCTCGACGAGGACTCCGACGTAATGTGCAGGGTCATCACGAAGAACGGATACATGACGCGGCTGGACTTTTCCCTTCCCGAGACCGCAGAACTTGGCCGGGACGTGCTGAGGGCTTCGGCACACGGAGTATTGCGGCCTCTGCTGATGAGGGGGCGTGAAAAGAAGCTGCACGAGATTGACGCGAAGATCAAGCGCGCGGTGAAAGCCAAAGAACGCCACCGGGACGGCATCGCCAAGCAGCTCAAGGAATGCCGGGACGCGGAAGTTTTCCGGCAGAAGGGAGAAGCTATACTATCGCACATTTACGCGATACCCAAACGCGCTGACACCGTAACCCTCACCGACTGGGACGGAACAGTCCTCACGATAGCCCTTGACCCGGAACTCTCGCCTTCGCGCAACGCAGAACGTTACTTCAAGCGTTACCGCAAGGCATCCGGCAACCCTGAGGAGATAAGCGCGAACCTTGAGGCCATAACGTCGGCGATAGACGAGCTGAAGGAACAGCACGCGCTTCTTGAGGCGGTCGATGACCCGGAAAGTTTCTCTGAGGCAGTTAAGGATCTCGAGGAGTGGCTGAGCCCTGAACCAGCAAGACACCACCGCAAGAAGCAGGCTTCCTCGCTCCCTCCGCACCTGAACATCACGCGGGACGGGGTTACGATTCTTGTGGGGCTGTCGGCACGCGGCAACAGGTACGTTACGCTGAAGGCGGCACGGCCGGACGATATTTGGCTTCACGCGCACGAGATGCCTGGTGCACACGTGATAATCAGGGGCTTGAAGCGTCAGGAGCTTGAAGGCGAACGGCGGGACATCCTCGAGTACGCGGCAGGACTTGCGGCGGGACATTCGGCGGGGAAAGGCGCGGGCTCTGTGCCGATTGACTACACGGAGAGGAAGTATGTTCGCTCTGTGCCGGGAACTGTCGCTCTCGTAACCTACACCAACCCGGGAACTCTGAGAGTTAAGCCGGAATAG
- a CDS encoding flagellin has product KVATGDTKLRDLDKFWNSEGVFMLDDPKTITLNQGNGNKASVTLYANDTLDDVAKKLNDAVADGLGQKNYVDDATKFVTFVGNGSTTDSEAVDGTFLIRSIVPGKSGEITLSGDEAVLNAFSLNTIQKSKETSFTVDVEDAHTGELIKQGVKITGNVAKGLIDENVDVEFSELSGISAKWNKNTNKFDYSAATTETTLHLADNTTVLQIGANEGEDLAMNIGDMRSHALGLDGVNVMSHDRAARSITIIDNAIDKVSTQRANLGAYQNRLEYTASNLTTASENLSSAESRIRDTDMAKEMMNFTKLNIMLQAGNSMLAQANQQPNNVLSLIR; this is encoded by the coding sequence AAGGTAGCAACCGGCGACACCAAGCTCCGCGACCTCGACAAGTTCTGGAACTCTGAGGGCGTGTTCATGCTCGATGACCCGAAGACCATCACCCTCAATCAGGGCAATGGCAATAAAGCAAGCGTAACGCTCTACGCCAACGACACGCTTGACGACGTGGCAAAGAAGCTCAACGACGCAGTTGCTGACGGTCTCGGCCAGAAGAACTACGTCGACGACGCTACGAAGTTCGTAACGTTTGTAGGCAACGGCTCGACGACAGACTCTGAGGCAGTTGACGGCACGTTCCTGATCCGTTCAATCGTTCCCGGCAAGAGCGGCGAAATCACGCTTTCAGGCGACGAGGCGGTTCTTAACGCATTCTCCCTGAACACGATCCAGAAGTCTAAGGAGACCTCCTTCACGGTTGACGTTGAGGATGCACACACCGGCGAGCTCATCAAGCAGGGCGTGAAGATCACCGGCAACGTCGCGAAGGGTCTCATCGACGAGAACGTTGACGTAGAGTTCAGCGAGCTTTCCGGCATCAGCGCAAAGTGGAACAAGAACACCAACAAGTTCGACTACTCGGCCGCTACGACTGAGACTACGCTCCACCTTGCCGACAACACGACTGTTCTGCAGATCGGTGCAAACGAAGGCGAAGACCTCGCGATGAACATCGGCGACATGAGAAGCCACGCACTTGGACTTGACGGCGTAAACGTCATGAGCCACGACAGGGCGGCACGCTCAATCACCATCATCGACAACGCAATCGACAAGGTAAGCACGCAGAGGGCAAATCTCGGTGCGTACCAGAACAGGTTAGAGTACACGGCCAGCAACCTGACGACCGCAAGCGAGAACCTGAGCAGCGCAGAAAGCCGTATCCGCGACACAGACATGGCGAAGGAAATGATGAACTTCACGAAGCTCAACATTATGCTTCAGGCTGGCAACTCCATGCTCGCGCAGGCAAACCAGCAGCCTAACAACGTCCTCAGCCTTATCCGCTAG
- a CDS encoding RnfABCDGE type electron transport complex subunit A, producing MSITELFLLFISSIFVHNILLSRFLGCCPFMGVSSKLKTAQGMGAAVVFVIVLASCMTWLTYNYLLVPLHLEYLYTLSFILVIAALVQFVELALKKLNPVLYKSLGIFLPLITTNCAVLGVAVLNMNEGYGLAAALVNALGSSLGFLLAISLMAGIRERIETNEGIPDSLKGLPMALITAGLMSIAFMGFNGIIK from the coding sequence ATGTCCATAACAGAATTATTCCTGCTGTTCATCAGCTCAATCTTCGTGCACAACATCCTGCTGTCGCGCTTCTTGGGGTGCTGCCCGTTCATGGGAGTAAGCTCCAAGCTCAAGACTGCTCAGGGAATGGGCGCGGCTGTCGTGTTCGTCATCGTTCTTGCGTCGTGCATGACGTGGCTCACGTACAACTACCTTCTTGTTCCTCTGCACCTCGAGTACCTGTACACGCTCTCCTTCATCCTTGTGATTGCGGCTCTCGTTCAGTTCGTGGAACTTGCGCTGAAGAAGCTCAACCCCGTGCTGTATAAGTCTCTGGGAATCTTCCTCCCGTTAATCACGACGAACTGCGCAGTTCTCGGTGTTGCAGTCCTCAACATGAATGAAGGCTACGGACTTGCGGCGGCACTGGTTAATGCTCTTGGCTCGTCGCTGGGCTTCCTGCTCGCAATCTCACTCATGGCCGGAATACGCGAGCGCATCGAGACTAACGAGGGCATTCCCGACAGCCTCAAGGGGCTTCCGATGGCGTTAATCACTGCAGGCCTGATGTCAATTGCCTTCATGGGCTTCAACGGCATCATAAAGTAA
- a CDS encoding flagellin: MSMIMNHDMTAIMGQRIMQRNSLAMKRSLEKLSTGLRTKIADVDNTAGLAISETMMSRIGGKEKALQNAQDGISMIQTAAGALDQTQSMLQRMRELSVQAANDTLTQQDRSYIQVEINEIRDEITNLGNNTQFNRKNILSGDNAVLWSSTNENVKAVVHGGLRSIDSYGQKYAVDGNYRITVKAEVGKAQVQKTDILKIKHDSTTELKTLNTKSGVVGVSASNVPSGDYSITFAESAEPATEGVLTGSYGIGGMLNGTENAVTFAEEIGAPVTKITVATTDGVEIWSTSGSDLFRNVRNGSVTTAADQSAFFEGRTDVTNGPAFVGVKDEVIASAREKGIILSGFEEADSESGSLNLTAQRLNGDATGITISYETEAPGVAPVTETTAADSVRIGADEVFAVEVTDQNLDNASVLFEVTNMDAVNGMVTLKATASKLSQDGRATTAVQDNIILTMGADGETPNTVSLFKLFGGTDDSPAATITLGENGTVPIQKGAKFVYSIKAGAEAEGNDNPIQLNITSTPEGSDPESWSGGAFGGQQVEYLLNGETNASSELNFRQFFVNSENGSVSQGNITLRTNANFKAADAGGEINPENNNAAASFRAGYVGEVATSSTKLRDIDKFWTNEGIYVLEQPKELTLTQGDGRQAKIMLYGNDTVGDLTRKLNDAVANGLGQAKYVDDSGNFVSFVEGATPGQEGVEGTLVIRSVLPGTKGEITLSGNEDLLKTLSLNTIQESKETSYEVTVRDAHDGELIAQKVNITGNMLVGVIHSNIDVEFDPMLDVSVAWNDKTKSFDFTNTGGDNGTDVVLHLADNTTIFQAGDSEGDDVMVAIGDMRAHALGLDGVNVMSRDRAAYSTTLIDAAIDRVSMQQAKLGAAQNRLEHHIGNLTKETEMLTEANSRIRDVDYMTEIMNFTTQKILMDANTAMLAQANQIQQSTIMRLLP, from the coding sequence ATGTCAATGATAATGAATCACGACATGACCGCAATAATGGGACAGCGCATAATGCAGAGGAACTCCCTCGCTATGAAGCGTTCCCTCGAGAAGCTGTCGACAGGACTGCGGACAAAGATTGCGGATGTTGACAACACGGCCGGGCTTGCCATAAGCGAGACGATGATGTCCCGCATTGGCGGCAAGGAAAAGGCTCTGCAGAATGCCCAAGACGGTATCAGCATGATTCAGACGGCGGCAGGCGCGCTGGATCAGACACAGTCAATGCTGCAGAGGATGCGCGAGCTCAGCGTTCAGGCGGCGAATGACACGCTCACCCAGCAGGACAGGAGCTACATTCAGGTTGAGATAAACGAGATTCGCGACGAGATAACCAATCTCGGGAACAACACGCAGTTCAACCGCAAGAATATCCTCAGCGGAGACAACGCGGTCCTGTGGAGCAGCACGAACGAGAACGTCAAGGCGGTAGTTCACGGAGGACTGCGCTCGATAGACAGTTACGGGCAGAAGTACGCGGTTGACGGCAACTACAGGATTACCGTCAAGGCAGAGGTCGGCAAAGCACAGGTTCAGAAGACAGACATCCTCAAGATTAAGCACGACAGCACAACCGAGCTCAAGACACTGAACACGAAATCGGGGGTAGTCGGTGTATCGGCCAGCAATGTACCGTCCGGCGACTACAGCATAACTTTCGCGGAGAGCGCAGAGCCCGCGACAGAAGGAGTCCTCACGGGCTCATACGGCATAGGCGGGATGCTGAACGGTACGGAGAACGCGGTAACCTTTGCTGAAGAAATAGGCGCGCCTGTAACCAAGATAACCGTAGCGACGACTGACGGCGTGGAGATCTGGAGCACGTCAGGTTCAGACCTCTTCCGCAACGTCAGGAACGGAAGTGTTACTACTGCGGCGGATCAGTCAGCGTTCTTTGAGGGCAGGACTGACGTAACGAACGGACCGGCTTTCGTAGGAGTGAAGGACGAGGTTATTGCTTCTGCGCGCGAAAAAGGCATAATCCTTTCCGGCTTCGAGGAAGCTGACAGTGAGAGCGGCTCGCTGAACCTTACAGCACAGAGGCTCAACGGCGACGCGACAGGAATCACAATCTCCTACGAGACCGAAGCACCAGGTGTAGCACCCGTTACGGAGACGACGGCCGCAGACAGTGTAAGGATTGGTGCGGACGAGGTTTTTGCTGTCGAGGTAACTGACCAGAATTTAGACAACGCAAGCGTTCTCTTCGAGGTTACGAACATGGACGCTGTCAATGGCATGGTAACCCTGAAAGCCACAGCAAGCAAGCTCTCACAGGACGGACGAGCCACAACGGCCGTGCAGGACAACATCATTCTCACGATGGGAGCGGACGGTGAAACTCCTAACACCGTAAGCCTCTTCAAGCTCTTCGGCGGAACGGACGACAGCCCCGCAGCAACAATAACTCTCGGCGAGAACGGCACAGTTCCCATCCAGAAGGGCGCAAAGTTCGTGTATTCCATCAAGGCCGGAGCAGAGGCAGAGGGCAACGATAACCCCATACAGCTCAACATCACGTCAACTCCTGAAGGCTCAGACCCTGAAAGCTGGAGCGGCGGAGCTTTCGGCGGACAACAGGTGGAGTATCTCCTCAACGGCGAGACCAACGCGAGCTCTGAGCTGAACTTCCGGCAGTTCTTCGTGAACAGCGAAAACGGAAGCGTCTCGCAGGGAAACATAACCCTCAGGACAAACGCCAACTTCAAGGCCGCCGACGCAGGAGGAGAGATCAACCCCGAGAACAACAACGCTGCGGCATCGTTCAGGGCGGGTTACGTCGGGGAAGTTGCGACAAGCTCAACGAAGCTCCGCGACATCGACAAATTCTGGACGAACGAAGGAATATATGTTCTCGAACAGCCCAAAGAATTGACCCTCACGCAGGGCGACGGCAGGCAGGCTAAGATTATGCTCTACGGCAACGACACGGTAGGAGACCTCACGCGCAAACTGAATGACGCGGTAGCTAACGGTCTGGGGCAGGCAAAGTACGTTGACGATTCTGGTAATTTCGTGTCATTCGTAGAAGGTGCGACTCCTGGACAGGAAGGCGTAGAAGGTACGCTGGTAATACGTTCCGTGCTACCGGGCACTAAGGGGGAAATCACGCTCTCGGGCAATGAAGACCTGCTCAAAACCTTATCCCTCAATACGATTCAGGAGTCTAAGGAGACATCGTATGAAGTTACAGTAAGGGATGCACACGACGGCGAACTTATAGCACAGAAAGTGAACATCACGGGAAATATGCTCGTCGGCGTGATACACAGCAATATTGACGTGGAGTTCGACCCGATGCTGGACGTAAGCGTTGCGTGGAACGACAAAACCAAGAGCTTCGACTTCACCAACACGGGCGGCGACAACGGAACTGACGTAGTGCTTCACCTTGCGGACAACACGACAATCTTCCAGGCCGGAGACAGCGAGGGCGACGACGTTATGGTCGCGATAGGGGACATGAGGGCTCATGCTCTCGGCCTCGACGGAGTGAACGTGATGAGCAGGGATAGAGCAGCTTACTCGACGACGCTGATTGACGCGGCGATAGACAGGGTATCGATGCAGCAGGCCAAGTTAGGGGCGGCACAGAACCGGCTCGAGCACCACATCGGCAACCTCACGAAGGAAACCGAGATGCTCACCGAAGCTAACTCGCGCATTCGTGATGTGGACTACATGACGGAGATCATGAACTTCACGACGCAGAAGATTCTGATGGACGCGAATACTGCGATGCTGGCTCAGGCAAACCAGATTCAGCAGAGCACGATAATGAGGCTGTTACCGTAA
- a CDS encoding RnfABCDGE type electron transport complex subunit G, translated as MSDNVSAADYIKKAIHLGGTLLAVTAVTGIILGVVEHYTSAAIKQVELAAKNEAFKNVMPIAQTFEAVDKADDDWVIDIVQAKDGDNVVGWCMTVETKSYGGPLQFIAGITKEGTVKAVNILSHSDTPGLGARATEPEFYGQFTDKTALPLKVVKNGASNPDEIAAISGATITSTAVTDGVNAAVNYWSKNLKGGN; from the coding sequence ATGAGCGATAACGTATCAGCTGCCGATTACATCAAGAAGGCAATACACTTGGGCGGGACGCTGCTGGCGGTTACCGCAGTAACGGGAATAATTCTCGGTGTCGTCGAGCACTACACTAGCGCGGCGATAAAACAGGTTGAGCTTGCGGCCAAGAACGAGGCGTTCAAAAACGTTATGCCCATAGCCCAGACCTTCGAGGCTGTCGACAAAGCAGATGATGACTGGGTCATTGATATTGTGCAGGCAAAAGACGGAGATAATGTTGTGGGCTGGTGCATGACCGTCGAGACCAAGAGTTACGGCGGGCCTCTGCAGTTCATTGCCGGCATCACTAAGGAAGGCACGGTGAAGGCGGTAAACATTCTGAGCCATTCCGACACTCCGGGACTCGGAGCAAGGGCAACTGAGCCTGAGTTCTACGGACAGTTCACGGACAAGACGGCTCTTCCGCTTAAGGTCGTGAAGAACGGTGCGAGCAATCCCGACGAGATAGCTGCAATCTCCGGCGCAACAATAACATCAACCGCAGTAACCGACGGCGTGAATGCGGCTGTGAATTACTGGAGCAAGAACCTGAAAGGGGGTAACTAG
- a CDS encoding electron transport complex subunit E yields the protein MSQNKLKIITNGILTDNPTFVQCIGLCPTLATTTSVANGIGMGIAATFVLTASNIVISILRKIVPDEIRIPIFIVVIAGFVTVIEFLMKGFAPELNKSLGIFIPLIVVNCIILARAEAFASKNGVFDSALDGIGMGLGFTVALSLLGSVREILGAGTWMGNPVVSFDPAMLVVLAPGGFIILGCSMGLFRAIQARAAKFKGLAATPAEARPAGCGSCIMAKFCQRDAEECGEAKQ from the coding sequence ATGAGCCAGAACAAGCTGAAGATAATCACCAACGGAATACTTACGGACAACCCGACGTTCGTTCAGTGCATCGGCCTGTGCCCTACGCTTGCGACGACGACCAGCGTAGCTAACGGCATCGGCATGGGCATAGCGGCAACGTTCGTCCTCACTGCGTCAAACATCGTAATCTCCATTCTGCGCAAGATAGTTCCCGACGAGATACGCATACCGATTTTCATCGTGGTAATCGCTGGATTCGTTACGGTTATAGAGTTCCTGATGAAGGGATTTGCCCCCGAGCTGAACAAGTCGCTGGGAATCTTCATCCCGTTAATTGTCGTGAACTGCATAATCTTGGCCAGAGCAGAAGCCTTCGCGTCGAAGAACGGAGTGTTTGATTCCGCGCTTGACGGCATCGGTATGGGCTTGGGCTTCACGGTTGCGCTGTCCCTTCTGGGCTCGGTGCGCGAGATTCTCGGTGCTGGAACGTGGATGGGTAATCCTGTCGTGAGCTTTGACCCTGCAATGCTGGTTGTGTTAGCTCCGGGCGGGTTCATCATTCTCGGGTGCAGTATGGGGCTCTTCCGCGCAATTCAGGCACGTGCGGCCAAGTTCAAGGGGCTTGCGGCAACACCTGCTGAGGCACGTCCTGCGGGGTGCGGTTCGTGCATAATGGCTAAGTTCTGCCAGAGAGACGCAGAAGAATGCGGGGAGGCGAAGCAGTAA